The genomic window GAATCTGTACAATTTAAAGGGGTATTTTATAGGCATCTCGATTTCACAGAAAACAGTGAGTGTGAGGAATCGATGCAGGATTTTGGGGTTACAAAGTGAGAGATATGACTACAAGAAGCTGCCTGCACTcataatttgaaaaaatataatcATTTGCTGTTCTATTAGTATGTTTTCTTTTGGGTTTAGGAGGTAGAAATTATTTgttgtctctgttttgtttgttttttaaggtttGAGTTTATTGTAACATATCTAGACTTAACAGAATGGCAGTTCAATGAATCTGATCAATGGTTCAGCACTtatcaaacctttaaaaaatcCCCCCTCCCCAGCTCCGTACCTGACCAGAGTCTGGTTGTGAAGATCCCAGACGGCGATGTTTCCATCTGAGCAGCAGGAGAAGCACACCTTTGAGTCGGGGCTTATGGCCAGAGCGTAACACGCCGGTGCTGACGATGTTAGTTCAGCTTTGATTCGTGGAGTGGGTGTGGCCAAATCCCAAATCGACAAAGTACTTGCCTCTCCCCCAACAATGAGAGTCCGCCCATCCGGTAAGAGCCGACAGGAGCGGATGTAGTTATCTCTGTTCTGATGTGAGAAACACACTTTCATCAATAAAACGTAAAAAGAAAACGGGTCAGCGTGTTTGTATGTAAGGGTCATTGCACTCACAAGGCAGTCCAGCTGGGATACAGGGGTCTTGTTTCCCGGGTGGCTGATGTCCCACACCTTGACGCAGCCCTTGCCCCCAGTGTAGACGTGACGTGTGGGATTACTGATGGTGACAGCACACACCACCTCCCCATGGCTCAGAGTATTGATCTGCCGTGCGTGGCGAGGAATGCCGGGGCCGATCAGCGAGTCCGGAGGAAAGGGCACCGGCTGCATTTGTCCATCAGCGCTCACATGAAAGGAGTACGCTctgtgagaggaaaaaaatgtgGTGGTATAAAGGGtggtgaggggaggaggggtggaggggacAGAGAGAAATGATTGTGAACATTGATGAATGAAACCTTGCTGTAATCTTGCTCTTTAAGAACAAAGACAGGGAACGTACGGTTTTCCTCCGGGGATGCCCGACAGGTTGGGAGGAAGTCCAGGGACACGTATGTGGTGGTGAGGATCAAATCCTACCTGCAGAGCAGTTTGGAAAGGAGTAAAAAGAAAGCTGTTTACAGGCAGCACATTTGAATCATATGAAGCTCTTAAAACAAGATTCAGCATTCAGGAATTAAAAATGCAAGCTAGAGAAACAAGTCCATGTCTCAAGTCCTGTAGCTGCTCAAGCTACCTGCTAAATAATACTGTCTCATAGCAAATTTTTCCAAATGTTAGCCCTTAAGGATGATGTTTCACACAGCTCGATATCTATTAATtcaaatcacatttaaaataattggaCTAAGGAAAAAGAATGAAGTGGTAAAATAATCTTAATGTCTTAACATCAAAACCAGCATACTCTAATTGTCTCAATATGTgcacgtgtttgtgtttttgcatacCACTTGTGTGCGTCCATAAGCtgccactgcagcagcagccactGCACTCATCTGTGGGGAGATGTTATGCAGACCAGTGTATGCCGCTCCTGCTCCACTCAGCTCTCCGTTCATACCCGGGTGGGGGACCATCCCGAACGGACTCGGGTACGAGCACGGCACTGCCAGAGGTGTACGAAGACCAGGAGCTACAAGACAAATTTCTGTTACAACCTACAAAAAAATTATGGAGGTTGTTAAATGTGTGTggcaaatgttttattataCACTGCCGGTTTTATTCTCACTATTAAATATTAGATTTGTCAAATCTTTTGTTTTGCTGGACAGTAACCAGATTTCCAACAAAGACAGCTATGCGCTGACCTAAACTACAAAGGGAAAATTGATGTCTGTCAATGCTGGATTATGAGGCATGCTTCAGTCAAGCTTGTTTGCAAACTCACCCAGGGTCTCAATCCCTGGTGGTTTACTGGGTGCAGTCCTGAGGCCTGGGGTGGAGGTGCTGCTGGGTGTTGGGGCATCAGAGCGAGATGTTGGGGTGCTAGACTTGGACACAGGTGTAGTGGACTTCTCGTTCTAAGACAAAGTAATCACAAAAGGTGTGAAAACTTGTGTAAACACTGATATCCTGTAGAGCATGTTTCACTTTGCAGTGATCATGCTTTGACTGAACTCATGACTCATAGAAGAAACAATTCAGCCAAAATATATGGCGTTTTTTCCACTACAATTTATACCTCTATTCGCACACCACATTATTTATCATTTCTTGATTGCTGTTTGCCTCCAGACCGTCTTACCTTCTATACCTCTACTTTAATATAGAGAAGCCCCATAAAAAAGCAGGAACAAGAAGATCAAAAGGCTTAAATTACCCAGAAGACTCACCAAATTAATCTCTTTGGATTTGGATGAAGGCGTGCTGCTGGAGGAGGCGACAGAGGAAGGACTCAGCGGGGCGTCCTTCTTCAACAGACGACGCTTGTCCAATCCGTTCTCTCGAGGTGAGTGGGCGGGACTTCCTCTGGGAGACGCCGGATCCTGTGGTGGGTGAGCGAAAGATGAACAAAGATGAGAGAGTAAGATGGATTTATTTTTCCTGATCAGGCGTCACAGAAGAAGGAATTGTGCTGACATGTACCTCATTAGAGACGTCTACCACCAGGTTGTCATCACTCTTCTCTCCATCACTTTCCTGAGATAGACACATAGGAGACACATTTGATTTTTTCTACATGGTGAAAAATTGTAAACTCTTTTTTGACCAGCATTTCCACGTctgtgttaaaatgtgtgtatttcatctatttctcttttttttatctgctctATTTTTGGTTCAATATGAAAAAGAACAGactccaggtttttttttaagtgttatagcaaaaagaggaaaaactcagCTCCAAGATGATCAGTGCTATTAAATTTAATATCCCATTTATTTGATagataataaaatagaaattagatacagtcataaaaaagggtaatcataaaatcaatgatTTAATTAAGAccataaagactgttttaatcATTCCTCTGGCATTTGTCCTTTTATATTTGACATGTTTTAATTATCTGATAAAGTGGTTAAAATTGCTCTATTAAGTAAAATCCAGATGGCTTTTTTTGGCTGAGTTCCAATCCATAAACTGAGTTCCAATCTGAGTGTTATCCTTTGCCATGTCAGACTTCTCTCTGACTTTGACATCTGTGTGTTCAAATGTGGCTCATATACCAACAACACCTGTCTGTTAGATTTTCCatgcttttaaaatgtcattttttaaacttgaCTTTTTATCCTAAAATGGTAAATATTTGATTGTAATTACAAAAGTGTGGAATCCGTTGTTGGGACAAAAATAGCCAAAACATTCAGAGAAAtaatctgctcttttttttttgttttttttccctcaagaaaaacacagagttgATAAAAGACTAAACTTATAAAGTCAGAAAAGTCAGACAGATTAGATTCACACTCACATATCGTGTGGAGGCACACTCCTTGTCATCCGTCTTCTGTTTCTTGCTGTCGGACGAGTAATCGCTCGAACTTCTGTGCTTCTCTCCTGCACGAAAACTGGCTGAAGGAGACACAGATGAGCTCTGGAAGAAACAAGAACcatacattttgaaatattaaaagatGCAATTTAATTTGAAGACATGAGCTAGAAACTGGCCTGGGATGCATTGATAGTTTACCGTATGACAATGACAGGGACAACATTTTGCTGTTGAAGCAAAATCCTTCACAATAATCTGCCAAGATCCTATGTATTTACTAAAAGCAGATAACAACTCCAGGCTATTTGCATAATAACATGGCaaaagtgagaaagaaagaaagaaagaaagaaagaaagaaagaaagaaagaaagaaagaaagaaagaaagaaagaaagaaagaaagaaagaaagaaagaaagaaagaaagaaagaaagaaagaaagaaagaaagaaagaaagaaagaaatttaAAGAAGAATAATGGAAAGGAAGAAagctatatagaaaataataagacaaagtaagaaaaaaatgaaagaaagagtaaaggaaagaatgaaaaagcAAGCaagaaacaaaccaacaaagaatgtaaaaaaaagaaagaaataaaaagacagaaacaaacaaaccaacaaacaaccaaacaaacaaaccaacaaacaaagaaggtACATCTGTACATCTCTGCCTGTCTATACCCCTTTCTAGATTcttgaggtctgctgatcagctgGTTCTTGTGGTCCCTGAGACGAGGCTAAAGACTGTGGTTGACCATACCTTCTTAGAAGTCttaactgtggaatgagctatCCCCGAAATCTAAATGTCCCTCACCTTACATCACTTTAAACCTCAGCTGAAAGCTTAGTTTTATTTCTTGGCATTACTGTGCAGCATTGAAACGGACTGCTCTTCAACTAACAGTGTTTTATATTGGTTCCAATTTAGAGCTAAAACTGGTATAATATCCAAAAAATACTTTTGGAGAGAGACACTAGAAGTAATCAAACATGATGAATGAGGTTGCTTCAGATATGTGCTATGTGCTCAGATAAGCCTGCTATGCTGGTCCTACAGTCTGTTGTAAATTCATGCTATCTGAGTGAAGAAGAGCTTGGACTAAATGCTTGGATTGTCTtcccctttctctttctttgaacTCTGATCTGATGAGGAAGTTAACTGATGTCTTATTCCCTGGACAAGGTTAAAAATCCTCACTAAGCTACTCCTTAAATACTGCAGATCTTTTGAATATGTCAAGACTTCCACCTTGAGCTTAATAAGGAGAAAtctgaagagaaggagaaaagactgatccactcctcctcctctgctggatTTAAACCTCACTTTAGAAACTCCTCTGCCTGTCACAAccacttttcttttcctctatcACACAATACCAAAGCAGCGCTGCATCCCAGACAGTATGACTACCCCATCGTGACTTGAACTCAGCGGCATTATTCTGGAAATGGGCGATGAGGAGTTGCTGCATTGATGTCTCTCTTTTGCCTAATCAAATATGGCATCCTTTAAATACCAATACTGAAGCATTAATCCTCTTTGAGGAGCAAAGATCAAAATAAGGTCAACTAAACATTTCCCCTCTTGCTCTGCATGTCCCTGCTGATTTCCCCCAACCCTCCCcagcctcccctctctctctccctctctctcattggGAGGCGCTCCTTACCCCGCAGACGATGGACggggagaagaaaaataaagcaggaCCTTTAACTCGACCTTTCCTCTAACTCACGCGTGCAACCTTTCCACTGCCCTTTGCCGTGCTGCAAGTGTTGATGACA from Notolabrus celidotus isolate fNotCel1 chromosome 9, fNotCel1.pri, whole genome shotgun sequence includes these protein-coding regions:
- the LOC117819451 gene encoding transducin-like enhancer protein 4 isoform X1, which codes for MIRDLSKMYPPARHPVPHQPGQPLKFTVTESCDRIKEEFHFLQAQYHSLKLECEKLASEKTEMQRHYVMYYEMSYGLNIEMHKQAEIVKRLNAICAQVIPFLSQEHQQQVVQAVERAKQVTMAELNAIIGQQQLQAQHLSHGHAIPVPLTPHPAGLQPPLPPGAGTASLLALSSALSHQLPLKDERKHHDNNSEHQRDRDSVKSSSVSPSASFRAGEKHRSSSDYSSDSKKQKTDDKECASTRYESDGEKSDDNLVVDVSNEDPASPRGSPAHSPRENGLDKRRLLKKDAPLSPSSVASSSSTPSSKSKEINLNEKSTTPVSKSSTPTSRSDAPTPSSTSTPGLRTAPSKPPGIETLAPGLRTPLAVPCSYPSPFGMVPHPGMNGELSGAGAAYTGLHNISPQMSAVAAAAVAAYGRTQVVGFDPHHHIRVPGLPPNLSGIPGGKPAYSFHVSADGQMQPVPFPPDSLIGPGIPRHARQINTLSHGEVVCAVTISNPTRHVYTGGKGCVKVWDISHPGNKTPVSQLDCLNRDNYIRSCRLLPDGRTLIVGGEASTLSIWDLATPTPRIKAELTSSAPACYALAISPDSKVCFSCCSDGNIAVWDLHNQTLVRQFQGHTDGASCIDISNDGTKLWTGGLDNTVRSWDLREGRQLQQHDFTSQIFSLGYCPTGEWLAVGMENNNVEVLHVTKPDKYQLHLHESCVLSLRFAHCGKWFVSTGKDNLLNAWRTPYGASIFQSKESSSVLSCDISIDDKYIVTGSGDKKATVYEVNY
- the LOC117819451 gene encoding transducin-like enhancer protein 4 isoform X5 → MIRDLSKMYPPARHPVPHQPGQPLKFTVTESCDRIKEEFHFLQAQYHSLKLECEKLASEKTEMQRHYVMYYEMSYGLNIEMHKQAEIVKRLNAICAQVIPFLSQEQQLQAQHLSHGHAIPVPLTPHPAGLQPPLPPGAGTASLLALSSALSHQLPLKDERKHHDNNSEHQRDRDSVKSSSVSPSASFRAGEKHRSSSDYSSDSKKQKTDDKECASTRYESDGEKSDDNLVVDVSNEDPASPRGSPAHSPRENGLDKRRLLKKDAPLSPSSVASSSSTPSSKSKEINLNEKSTTPVSKSSTPTSRSDAPTPSSTSTPGLRTAPSKPPGIETLAPGLRTPLAVPCSYPSPFGMVPHPGMNGELSGAGAAYTGLHNISPQMSAVAAAAVAAYGRTQVVGFDPHHHIRVPGLPPNLSGIPGGKPAYSFHVSADGQMQPVPFPPDSLIGPGIPRHARQINTLSHGEVVCAVTISNPTRHVYTGGKGCVKVWDISHPGNKTPVSQLDCLNRDNYIRSCRLLPDGRTLIVGGEASTLSIWDLATPTPRIKAELTSSAPACYALAISPDSKVCFSCCSDGNIAVWDLHNQTLVRQFQGHTDGASCIDISNDGTKLWTGGLDNTVRSWDLREGRQLQQHDFTSQIFSLGYCPTGEWLAVGMENNNVEVLHVTKPDKYQLHLHESCVLSLRFAHCGKWFVSTGKDNLLNAWRTPYGASIFQSKESSSVLSCDISIDDKYIVTGSGDKKATVYEVNY
- the LOC117819451 gene encoding transducin-like enhancer protein 4 isoform X2 gives rise to the protein MIRDLSKMYPPARHPVPHQPGQPLKFTVTESCDRIKEEFHFLQAQYHSLKLECEKLASEKTEMQRHYVMYYEMSYGLNIEMHKQAEIVKRLNAICAQVIPFLSQEHQQQVVQAVERAKQVTMAELNAIIGQQLQAQHLSHGHAIPVPLTPHPAGLQPPLPPGAGTASLLALSSALSHQLPLKDERKHHDNNSEHQRDRDSVKSSSVSPSASFRAGEKHRSSSDYSSDSKKQKTDDKECASTRYESDGEKSDDNLVVDVSNEDPASPRGSPAHSPRENGLDKRRLLKKDAPLSPSSVASSSSTPSSKSKEINLNEKSTTPVSKSSTPTSRSDAPTPSSTSTPGLRTAPSKPPGIETLAPGLRTPLAVPCSYPSPFGMVPHPGMNGELSGAGAAYTGLHNISPQMSAVAAAAVAAYGRTQVVGFDPHHHIRVPGLPPNLSGIPGGKPAYSFHVSADGQMQPVPFPPDSLIGPGIPRHARQINTLSHGEVVCAVTISNPTRHVYTGGKGCVKVWDISHPGNKTPVSQLDCLNRDNYIRSCRLLPDGRTLIVGGEASTLSIWDLATPTPRIKAELTSSAPACYALAISPDSKVCFSCCSDGNIAVWDLHNQTLVRQFQGHTDGASCIDISNDGTKLWTGGLDNTVRSWDLREGRQLQQHDFTSQIFSLGYCPTGEWLAVGMENNNVEVLHVTKPDKYQLHLHESCVLSLRFAHCGKWFVSTGKDNLLNAWRTPYGASIFQSKESSSVLSCDISIDDKYIVTGSGDKKATVYEVNY
- the LOC117819451 gene encoding transducin-like enhancer protein 4 isoform X3, with protein sequence MIRDLSKMYPPARHPPGQPLKFTVTESCDRIKEEFHFLQAQYHSLKLECEKLASEKTEMQRHYVMYYEMSYGLNIEMHKQAEIVKRLNAICAQVIPFLSQEHQQQVVQAVERAKQVTMAELNAIIGQQQLQAQHLSHGHAIPVPLTPHPAGLQPPLPPGAGTASLLALSSALSHQLPLKDERKHHDNNSEHQRDRDSVKSSSVSPSASFRAGEKHRSSSDYSSDSKKQKTDDKECASTRYESDGEKSDDNLVVDVSNEDPASPRGSPAHSPRENGLDKRRLLKKDAPLSPSSVASSSSTPSSKSKEINLNEKSTTPVSKSSTPTSRSDAPTPSSTSTPGLRTAPSKPPGIETLAPGLRTPLAVPCSYPSPFGMVPHPGMNGELSGAGAAYTGLHNISPQMSAVAAAAVAAYGRTQVVGFDPHHHIRVPGLPPNLSGIPGGKPAYSFHVSADGQMQPVPFPPDSLIGPGIPRHARQINTLSHGEVVCAVTISNPTRHVYTGGKGCVKVWDISHPGNKTPVSQLDCLNRDNYIRSCRLLPDGRTLIVGGEASTLSIWDLATPTPRIKAELTSSAPACYALAISPDSKVCFSCCSDGNIAVWDLHNQTLVRQFQGHTDGASCIDISNDGTKLWTGGLDNTVRSWDLREGRQLQQHDFTSQIFSLGYCPTGEWLAVGMENNNVEVLHVTKPDKYQLHLHESCVLSLRFAHCGKWFVSTGKDNLLNAWRTPYGASIFQSKESSSVLSCDISIDDKYIVTGSGDKKATVYEVNY
- the LOC117819451 gene encoding transducin-like enhancer protein 4 isoform X4, encoding MIRDLSKMYPPARHPPGQPLKFTVTESCDRIKEEFHFLQAQYHSLKLECEKLASEKTEMQRHYVMYYEMSYGLNIEMHKQAEIVKRLNAICAQVIPFLSQEHQQQVVQAVERAKQVTMAELNAIIGQQLQAQHLSHGHAIPVPLTPHPAGLQPPLPPGAGTASLLALSSALSHQLPLKDERKHHDNNSEHQRDRDSVKSSSVSPSASFRAGEKHRSSSDYSSDSKKQKTDDKECASTRYESDGEKSDDNLVVDVSNEDPASPRGSPAHSPRENGLDKRRLLKKDAPLSPSSVASSSSTPSSKSKEINLNEKSTTPVSKSSTPTSRSDAPTPSSTSTPGLRTAPSKPPGIETLAPGLRTPLAVPCSYPSPFGMVPHPGMNGELSGAGAAYTGLHNISPQMSAVAAAAVAAYGRTQVVGFDPHHHIRVPGLPPNLSGIPGGKPAYSFHVSADGQMQPVPFPPDSLIGPGIPRHARQINTLSHGEVVCAVTISNPTRHVYTGGKGCVKVWDISHPGNKTPVSQLDCLNRDNYIRSCRLLPDGRTLIVGGEASTLSIWDLATPTPRIKAELTSSAPACYALAISPDSKVCFSCCSDGNIAVWDLHNQTLVRQFQGHTDGASCIDISNDGTKLWTGGLDNTVRSWDLREGRQLQQHDFTSQIFSLGYCPTGEWLAVGMENNNVEVLHVTKPDKYQLHLHESCVLSLRFAHCGKWFVSTGKDNLLNAWRTPYGASIFQSKESSSVLSCDISIDDKYIVTGSGDKKATVYEVNY
- the LOC117819451 gene encoding transducin-like enhancer protein 4 isoform X6, with the protein product MQRHYVMYYEMSYGLNIEMHKQAEIVKRLNAICAQVIPFLSQEHQQQVVQAVERAKQVTMAELNAIIGQQQLQAQHLSHGHAIPVPLTPHPAGLQPPLPPGAGTASLLALSSALSHQLPLKDERKHHDNNSEHQRDRDSVKSSSVSPSASFRAGEKHRSSSDYSSDSKKQKTDDKECASTRYESDGEKSDDNLVVDVSNEDPASPRGSPAHSPRENGLDKRRLLKKDAPLSPSSVASSSSTPSSKSKEINLNEKSTTPVSKSSTPTSRSDAPTPSSTSTPGLRTAPSKPPGIETLAPGLRTPLAVPCSYPSPFGMVPHPGMNGELSGAGAAYTGLHNISPQMSAVAAAAVAAYGRTQVVGFDPHHHIRVPGLPPNLSGIPGGKPAYSFHVSADGQMQPVPFPPDSLIGPGIPRHARQINTLSHGEVVCAVTISNPTRHVYTGGKGCVKVWDISHPGNKTPVSQLDCLNRDNYIRSCRLLPDGRTLIVGGEASTLSIWDLATPTPRIKAELTSSAPACYALAISPDSKVCFSCCSDGNIAVWDLHNQTLVRQFQGHTDGASCIDISNDGTKLWTGGLDNTVRSWDLREGRQLQQHDFTSQIFSLGYCPTGEWLAVGMENNNVEVLHVTKPDKYQLHLHESCVLSLRFAHCGKWFVSTGKDNLLNAWRTPYGASIFQSKESSSVLSCDISIDDKYIVTGSGDKKATVYEVNY